One region of Planctomycetota bacterium genomic DNA includes:
- a CDS encoding DUF5752 family protein: MPPKPYVLMTCAEVREILNRRARGEQELLDHLEEVDAASIYYHTHSYYLRGKYRHDRYPNDFATWVAEQVRDRVLSERLAVLDPFTLPDVEALRRQLVTQIEDHIEELGFAPRALFGDPFDFIRGHVVAVPAGMEIRTREDLREGLRRAPPEALYYHFFEDAFRQGRRHGTLVAWVAEELGDAPLAAALARVNPYRLHLEHLRRDLLRVLDASGGGA, encoded by the coding sequence ATGCCCCCCAAGCCCTACGTCCTGATGACCTGCGCCGAGGTTCGGGAGATCCTCAATCGCCGCGCCCGGGGCGAGCAGGAGCTGCTCGACCACCTCGAGGAGGTGGACGCCGCCTCGATCTACTACCACACCCACAGCTACTACCTGCGCGGCAAGTACCGCCACGACCGGTATCCCAACGACTTCGCCACCTGGGTGGCCGAGCAGGTCCGCGACCGGGTGCTGAGCGAGCGTCTGGCGGTTCTGGATCCCTTCACGCTGCCGGACGTGGAAGCGCTGCGCCGGCAGTTGGTCACCCAGATCGAGGACCACATCGAGGAGCTGGGGTTCGCGCCGCGGGCGCTGTTCGGGGATCCCTTCGACTTCATCCGCGGGCACGTCGTGGCGGTGCCCGCGGGCATGGAAATCCGCACCCGAGAGGATCTGCGGGAAGGCCTGCGCCGGGCGCCGCCCGAGGCGCTCTATTACCACTTCTTCGAAGACGCGTTCCGCCAGGGGCGGCGGCATGGAACGCTGGTGGCGTGGGTGGCCGAGGAGCTCGGGGATGCGCCGCTGGCGGCGGCGCTGGCCAGGGTCAATCCGTACCGCCTCCATCTGGAGCATCTGCGCCGCGACCTCCTGCGCGTTCTGGACGCTTCGGGGGGAGGGGCCTGA